GTCCAAATAAGGCAAAGGCTAGAAGAACCCCTAAACCTGGACCAGGATTTGTCTCCAGTAAGAAGAGAATCGACTTACCTAACTCACCTACTTGTAGATTCCCAAGGGGTGTTAGAATTCCGTGGTTAATCGCATTGTTTAGGAACAGAACCTTCGCTGGTTCAATCAGAACATTCGCCAATGGAAGAATACCCATCTCAATAATATTCTCAACCCCGACGGCCATCCAATGCGTTAAGGCAGAAACAATTGGCCCTACCGCATAAAAACCTAATATAGCGAGTAAGAAACCTAATATACCACTAGAGAAGTTATTCACAAGCATTTCAAAGCCAGATGGAACTTTATCTTGGAATTGTTCATCAAATTTCTTGATGAGCCATCCGCCTAAAGGCCCCATCATCATCGCACCGATAAACATCGGCACGTTCGATCCGCCAATAACCCCCATCGTAGCGATTGTTCCGACTACCGCACCTCTTTGTCCGTATACTAAGTTACCTCCAGCATAAGCAATCAGTAGTGGTAGCAAATACACTTGCATAGCCCCACCAACTTCATTCAGTGCTTCATTAGGTAAGTAACCAGTTGGAATAAATAATGCCGCAAAAATACCCCAGGCAATAAACGCACCAATATTTGGCATGACCATACTACTTAAGTAACTACCAAATTTCTGAATGGACGCTTTAGCGCCTTTCGACTGCTGAGTTGTTTCACTCATATCAGTTTCCTCCTTTTCAATTAGTAATTTAATTGTAGAAGGATTTGCGTCCGGTTTCAAGGATTTCCCTGTGACATCTTTGGCACCTTGGAATGTGCCAACTTTGCCAAAGAAAAAAAGCCTCAGACAGAGCTGAGACTTCCATACCTAGGACCCTCGTCTACTTACCCGTTCCCATAAGGTCACGAGACCGAAAATTAAGACGAAACACAAAGCAATGGATGCACCGGGCGGTGTATCTAAGTAATAAGAAGAGGCAATTCCAGAGAAGATACCAATTACATTAATCACAAAGGCCAATAGAATGGCTTGATTAAAGCTACGTGATACCTTAATGGCTGTGACCGATGGAATGACAATTAAAGCCGAAACGAGCAAAGCCCCTACAATAGGCATCATAATACTGATCGCTACACCGGTGATGACGGAGAATACGATAGAGATTAACCGAACCGGCAAGCCTGAGGTAATCGCCGTTGCCTCATCGTAACTGAGAACATATAAAGGCCTCCGGAAAACTAAATACAAGACCACCACTATCAGAGCTAAAGCAATAAGTAAATTCACTTCATCTTGCGCGATTAAGATGATGGAACCGAATAAATATTGGTCAATCTTCACGGTGGAACTATTGGTATTCATACTTGCTAGGACAAGGGCGATAGCCATCCCTGCTGACATCATTATAGCAATCGAAACTTCAGAGAAGTTCGAATACAAAGTCCGTAAATATTCAATTAATAAGGAAGCCAAGATTACAACGAATAAGGTTGCAAAGGTCGGGTTTACTTGTAAGACTAAGCCCAAGGCAACCCCGGCTAAGGAAATATGAGAT
This region of Suicoccus acidiformans genomic DNA includes:
- a CDS encoding metal ABC transporter permease, which encodes MEMLQYDFIQRALIAGLAMSCITPILGLLLILRRQSLMADTLSHISLAGVALGLVLQVNPTFATLFVVILASLLIEYLRTLYSNFSEVSIAIMMSAGMAIALVLASMNTNSSTVKIDQYLFGSIILIAQDEVNLLIALALIVVVLYLVFRRPLYVLSYDEATAITSGLPVRLISIVFSVITGVAISIMMPIVGALLVSALIVIPSVTAIKVSRSFNQAILLAFVINVIGIFSGIASSYYLDTPPGASIALCFVLIFGLVTLWERVSRRGS